A window of Chloroflexota bacterium contains these coding sequences:
- a CDS encoding heterodisulfide reductase yields VGCETCWTRCPNGIAAGHVMDALKQMASREGYAPAERRVLVLHRQFLNSIRLFGRVHELSMLALYKLLSGDLFTDLDLGARMFLRGKIPILPERIKGMAKIQQLFSKQARGQG; encoded by the coding sequence GCGTGGGATGCGAAACCTGCTGGACGCGCTGCCCCAACGGGATTGCCGCCGGCCACGTCATGGACGCGCTCAAGCAGATGGCCTCGCGCGAAGGCTACGCGCCCGCCGAGCGCCGCGTGCTGGTGTTGCACCGCCAGTTCCTCAACAGCATTCGGCTTTTCGGGCGCGTCCATGAGTTGAGCATGTTGGCGCTGTACAAACTCCTGAGCGGCGACCTGTTCACCGATTTGGACCTGGGCGCCCGCATGTTCCTCCGAGGGAAAATCCCGATCCTGCCCGAGCGCATCAAGGGCATGGCCAAAATCCAGCAATTGTTCAGCAAGCAAGCGAGAGGGCAAGGGTGA
- a CDS encoding CoB--CoM heterodisulfide reductase iron-sulfur subunit B family protein, producing the protein MKYSYYPGCTLHSTAIEYGWSTEAVCEALGIELVEIEDWNCCGASSAHSLDHRLALALPTRDLMRAQALRADIVMPCAACYGRMAAADHRMRTDPDWRKEMEAEFQTEYIGAARPRTLLDVLGNDLGPEALAAKVKRPLNGLRTVSYYGCLLIRPPDLTNRWDDPEHPTIMDRILRTLGAEPVPWAHTVECCGASLALDRADVVAVLSGRIAQGANDAEADCIVCACPLCQANLDSRQKGISPKVPVMYITELMGLALDLPGRNKWFAKHLVDPRPLLKAKGLE; encoded by the coding sequence GTGAAATACTCGTACTATCCCGGCTGCACGCTGCACTCCACGGCAATTGAATACGGCTGGTCCACCGAGGCCGTCTGCGAGGCCCTGGGCATAGAGTTGGTGGAGATAGAAGACTGGAACTGCTGCGGGGCATCTTCGGCGCACTCGCTGGACCATCGCCTGGCGCTGGCGCTGCCGACGCGCGACCTCATGCGCGCGCAGGCGCTCCGGGCCGACATCGTCATGCCCTGCGCCGCCTGCTACGGCCGCATGGCCGCCGCCGACCACAGGATGCGCACAGACCCCGACTGGCGCAAGGAGATGGAAGCCGAATTCCAGACCGAGTACATCGGCGCGGCCCGCCCACGCACGCTGCTGGACGTTCTGGGCAATGACCTGGGGCCGGAAGCCCTGGCCGCCAAGGTCAAGCGGCCGCTCAACGGCCTGCGCACCGTCTCCTACTACGGCTGCCTGCTCATCCGCCCGCCCGACCTCACCAACCGCTGGGATGACCCTGAACATCCCACGATCATGGACCGCATCTTGAGGACGCTGGGGGCCGAGCCGGTGCCGTGGGCGCACACGGTGGAATGCTGCGGGGCCTCGCTGGCGCTGGATCGCGCCGATGTGGTTGCGGTTCTGTCGGGGCGCATCGCCCAGGGTGCGAACGACGCCGAGGCCGATTGCATCGTCTGCGCGTGCCCGCTCTGCCAGGCTAACCTGGACAGCCGACAGAAGGGCATCTCGCCGAAGGTCCCCGTCATGTACATCACCGAACTCATGGGCCTTGCGCTGGACCTTCCGGGACGGAACAAGTGGTTCGCAAAGCACCTTGTAGACCCCAGGCCTCTCCTCAAAGCAAAAGGCCTGGAATAA